The Pseudomonas asiatica genome has a segment encoding these proteins:
- a CDS encoding DUF6586 family protein has product MAQEIYTRTNQKLFFAGLALESMAKAEQSQAMNAQGLVQAERESALFHLYGALLGLCHEIGGFYRLPVVATVEQALADDALNGIAIPEVAELLELARQRETWLAQMLSAYADLFRPPVAKKAPKTDVTQPLIQAVNLDEPEYPALSRAELESWRSNLKGLVRRFRDALSEC; this is encoded by the coding sequence ATGGCCCAGGAAATCTACACCCGCACCAATCAGAAACTGTTCTTTGCCGGCCTCGCCCTGGAGTCCATGGCCAAGGCCGAACAAAGCCAGGCCATGAATGCCCAGGGCCTGGTCCAGGCCGAGCGCGAGTCGGCGCTGTTCCATCTCTACGGCGCACTGCTGGGCCTGTGTCATGAAATTGGTGGCTTCTACCGCCTGCCAGTTGTTGCAACGGTCGAGCAAGCACTGGCTGACGATGCGCTGAACGGCATCGCCATCCCGGAAGTGGCCGAGCTGCTGGAACTGGCCCGCCAGCGCGAAACCTGGCTGGCGCAAATGCTCAGTGCTTATGCCGATTTGTTCCGACCACCGGTCGCGAAAAAAGCGCCAAAAACCGACGTCACCCAGCCATTGATCCAGGCGGTCAATCTCGATGAGCCCGAGTATCCGGCGCTGTCGCGTGCCGAACTGGAAAGCTGGCGCAGCAACCTCAAGGGCCTGGTGAGACGTTTCCGCGACGCGTTGAGTGAGTGCTGA
- the sulA gene encoding SOS-induced cell division inhibitor SulA, with product MQQFIHAPEQVQLPLFEAFLAQPVLPGLKTSEVARKSSQPELFSELSLRGAPGHCQSLLAPVLRELSEEDETRWLTLIAPPSSLTQAWLRDAGLNRERILLLQPRGNQSPLQLACEALRLGRSHTVVSWLGNVNATARQQLLRAAGAGNAQSLNIRLG from the coding sequence ATGCAGCAGTTCATTCACGCACCCGAGCAAGTCCAGTTGCCATTGTTCGAAGCATTCCTCGCCCAGCCCGTACTGCCTGGCCTGAAAACCAGCGAAGTGGCGCGCAAAAGCAGCCAGCCCGAGCTGTTCAGCGAACTGTCGCTGCGCGGAGCCCCCGGGCACTGCCAAAGCCTGCTGGCACCCGTGCTGCGCGAACTGAGCGAAGAGGACGAGACCCGCTGGCTGACCCTGATCGCCCCGCCGTCAAGCCTGACCCAGGCCTGGCTACGCGATGCCGGGCTCAACCGTGAACGCATCCTGCTGCTGCAACCTCGCGGCAATCAGAGCCCGCTTCAACTGGCCTGCGAAGCCTTGCGCCTGGGCCGCAGCCACACCGTGGTCAGCTGGCTGGGCAACGTCAACGCCACTGCACGCCAGCAATTGCTGCGCGCTGCCGGTGCCGGAAACGCACAAAGCCTGAACATCCGCCTCGGCTGA
- the lexA gene encoding transcriptional repressor LexA, with translation MLKLTPRQAEILAFIKRCLEDNGFPPTRAEIAQELGFKSPNAAEEHLKALARKGAIEMTPGASRGIRIPGLEAKAEESGLPIIGRVAAGAPILAEQHIEQSCNINPDFFHPQADYLLRVHGMSMKDVGIFDGDLLAVHTCREARNGQIVVARIGDEVTVKRFKREGSKVWLLAENPEFAPIEVDLKEQELVIEGLSVGVIRR, from the coding sequence ATGTTGAAACTGACGCCACGCCAAGCCGAAATTCTCGCGTTCATCAAGCGTTGCCTGGAAGACAACGGCTTCCCGCCGACGCGCGCCGAGATCGCTCAGGAGCTGGGCTTCAAGTCGCCCAACGCCGCCGAGGAGCACCTCAAGGCCCTTGCCCGCAAAGGCGCGATCGAGATGACCCCGGGCGCCTCCCGTGGTATTCGCATCCCCGGTCTGGAAGCCAAGGCCGAAGAAAGCGGCCTGCCAATCATCGGCCGGGTTGCCGCCGGTGCGCCGATCCTTGCCGAACAGCACATCGAGCAATCCTGCAACATCAACCCCGACTTCTTCCACCCCCAGGCCGACTATCTGCTGCGCGTACACGGCATGAGCATGAAGGATGTCGGCATCTTCGATGGCGACCTGCTGGCGGTACACACCTGCCGCGAAGCCCGCAACGGCCAGATCGTCGTGGCCCGCATCGGCGACGAAGTCACCGTCAAGCGCTTCAAGCGCGAAGGCAGCAAGGTCTGGCTGCTTGCCGAAAACCCCGAATTCGCCCCCATCGAAGTCGACCTGAAAGAACAGGAGCTGGTGATCGAGGGCTTGAGCGTCGGCGTCATTCGCCGCTGA
- a CDS encoding TetR/AcrR family transcriptional regulator, with protein sequence MAQSETVERILDAAEQLFAERGFAETSLRLITSKAGVNLAAVNYHFGSKKALIQAVFSRFLGPFCASLERELERRQAKPEHKPSLEELLEMLVEQALAVQPRSNNDLSIFMRLLGLAFSQSQGHLRRYLEDMYGKVFRRYMLLVNEAAPRIPPLELFWRVHFMLGAAAFSMSGIKALRAIAETDFGINTSIEQVMRLMVPFLAAGMRADSGVTDDAMATAQLRPRTKTSAGASTAKA encoded by the coding sequence ATGGCCCAATCGGAAACCGTTGAACGCATTCTCGATGCTGCCGAGCAGCTGTTCGCGGAAAGGGGGTTCGCAGAAACCTCGTTGCGGCTGATTACCAGCAAGGCCGGGGTCAACCTGGCGGCGGTCAACTATCACTTCGGCTCCAAGAAGGCCCTGATCCAGGCAGTGTTCTCGCGTTTCCTCGGGCCGTTCTGCGCCAGCCTCGAACGTGAGCTGGAGCGGCGCCAGGCCAAGCCGGAGCACAAGCCGAGCCTCGAAGAGCTGCTGGAAATGCTGGTCGAGCAGGCTTTGGCCGTGCAGCCGCGCAGCAACAACGACCTGTCGATCTTCATGCGCCTGCTGGGCCTGGCCTTCAGCCAGAGCCAGGGCCACCTGCGGCGTTACCTGGAAGACATGTACGGCAAGGTGTTCCGCCGCTACATGCTGCTGGTCAACGAGGCTGCACCGCGCATCCCGCCGCTGGAGCTGTTCTGGCGAGTGCACTTCATGCTTGGCGCCGCCGCCTTCAGCATGTCCGGCATCAAGGCCCTGCGGGCGATTGCCGAGACCGATTTCGGCATCAACACCTCGATCGAGCAGGTAATGCGCCTGATGGTGCCTTTCCTGGCTGCGGGCATGCGTGCCGATAGCGGTGTTACCGACGACGCCATGGCCACCGCGCAGCTGCGCCCGCGCACCAAGACCAGCGCAGGCGCCTCCACCGCCAAGGCCTGA
- a CDS encoding L,D-transpeptidase translates to MPDLDFLHISLADQCLYGFADGQLRLRVPVSTARNGAGERNGSGCTPCGLHQVRAKIGAGLPLNAVFAGRRWTGEVWSPALHAQCPGRDWILTRILWLSGCEPGVNRLGAVDTFRRYIYLHGTPDTEPMGVALSHGCIRLRNTDLLSLFEQVPAHCPVRIEQAACPQWASLSLQ, encoded by the coding sequence ATGCCCGACCTCGACTTCCTGCACATTTCCCTCGCTGACCAGTGCCTTTATGGCTTTGCCGATGGCCAGCTGCGCCTGCGCGTGCCGGTTTCCACGGCGCGCAACGGCGCCGGCGAGCGCAACGGCTCGGGTTGCACGCCGTGTGGCCTGCACCAGGTGCGGGCGAAGATCGGTGCGGGCTTGCCGCTGAATGCGGTATTTGCCGGGCGGCGCTGGACCGGCGAGGTGTGGTCGCCGGCCTTGCATGCGCAATGCCCCGGCCGGGACTGGATCCTTACCCGCATTCTCTGGCTCAGTGGCTGCGAGCCGGGTGTCAACCGCCTGGGTGCGGTCGACACCTTCCGCCGTTATATCTACTTGCACGGCACCCCGGATACGGAACCCATGGGCGTAGCGCTGTCCCATGGTTGCATACGCCTGCGCAACACCGATTTGCTAAGCCTGTTCGAGCAGGTGCCGGCCCATTGCCCGGTGCGCATCGAGCAGGCCGCCTGCCCCCAGTGGGCTTCTCTCAGTCTTCAATGA
- the nagZ gene encoding beta-N-acetylhexosaminidase, with protein sequence MQGSLMVDIAGKWLTAEDRHLLRQPEVAGLIIFARNIDSPRQVRELCASIRAIRPDLILAVDQEGGRVQRLRQGFVRLPAMRAIADNDNAEYLAEQCGWLMATEVLAVGLDLSFAPVLDLDHQRSAVVGSRAFEGDPLRATQLAGAFIRGMNAAGMAACGKHFPGHGWAEADSHVAIPTDERSLEQLRQADLVPFTRLSGQLAAVMPAHVIYPQVDNQPAGFSRRWLQDILRGELGFDGVIFSDDLSMAGAHVVGDAASRIEAALSAGCDMGLVCNDRAAAELALSAAQRMKVKPSPRIARMRGQGFARTDYRQQPRWLEALGALREAQLVD encoded by the coding sequence CTGCAAGGCTCCCTGATGGTGGATATCGCCGGTAAATGGCTGACCGCCGAAGACCGTCACCTGCTGCGCCAGCCTGAAGTGGCCGGCCTGATCATCTTTGCCCGCAACATCGACAGCCCGCGCCAGGTGCGTGAACTGTGCGCGTCGATCCGCGCCATCCGCCCCGACCTGATCCTGGCGGTGGACCAGGAGGGCGGCCGGGTGCAGCGCCTGCGCCAGGGCTTTGTGCGCCTGCCGGCCATGCGGGCGATAGCGGACAATGACAACGCCGAGTACCTGGCCGAGCAGTGCGGTTGGTTGATGGCGACCGAGGTGCTGGCGGTTGGCCTGGACCTCAGCTTTGCCCCGGTACTCGACCTGGACCACCAGCGCAGCGCCGTGGTGGGCAGCCGCGCCTTCGAGGGTGACCCGCTGCGTGCCACGCAACTGGCCGGGGCGTTCATCCGTGGCATGAATGCGGCGGGCATGGCGGCTTGTGGCAAGCACTTCCCGGGGCATGGCTGGGCCGAGGCGGACTCGCATGTGGCCATTCCCACCGATGAGCGCAGCCTCGAACAGCTGCGCCAGGCCGACCTGGTGCCGTTCACCCGCCTGAGCGGACAATTGGCGGCAGTGATGCCGGCGCATGTCATCTATCCGCAGGTCGACAACCAGCCGGCTGGCTTCTCGCGGCGCTGGTTGCAGGACATCCTGCGTGGCGAGCTGGGCTTTGACGGGGTGATCTTCAGTGATGACCTGTCGATGGCGGGTGCGCATGTGGTCGGGGACGCGGCCAGTCGGATCGAGGCGGCGTTGAGCGCTGGCTGCGACATGGGCCTGGTGTGCAATGACCGGGCGGCGGCGGAGCTGGCGTTGAGTGCGGCGCAGCGGATGAAGGTCAAGCCCTCGCCCCGGATTGCGCGGATGCGTGGGCAAGGGTTTGCGCGGACGGATTATCGCCAGCAGCCGCGGTGGCTGGAGGCGTTGGGGGCGTTGCGGGAGGCGCAGCTGGTCGATTGA
- a CDS encoding DEAD/DEAH box helicase, translated as MSESDAQFFVREHDGWTFAFDRKSLQRGLDYAEEGRSEIVSILDMTVRAQCAGSGGRTYYQRITLDMTEDGLECRGTCSCPVGEDCKHCAAALYLLERGPDYAEGSHDAPHPTVDAARQSLDLPPELAHWVEALEAPTKPAEPARRKGPSLYYKVVNEHGLCTLSVSKGTREADGQLKLARASSLPEMLYYTPRYVTDEDLRILRLIDALGKNTNMPIARLEGKQGAELYEFALASGRLIYGEQLLPLAPGPTLPAEFRWMRLENGSYRGAWHHDERMHDMALPLDPLYYIDTQTGMTGKLVHDLDPFIASQLASAPTVPEHLIIPLSHRLNALNRQVPTPTSVRSEEIDSIQPRPHLTLGSLEFSAYMPKTGRMQRQMQHRAALAFDYDGLRASGSDEKPLTRLVDNTSQRIRRQPQAEQALRKMLRDLGFKAATRQSKALPDSAGEMLQLPDDEAWLRFAREGLPSLREAGWNIDIHRDFAFNLQEVDDWYATIDEAPGHEWFDLELGIVVDGQRHSLLPIVLQLLRSNPELLRPSELARRSDDEHLLIDLNRGRLDAPALRVALPYGRIKAVMGTLGELYLHEDAAGPSLRLDRADASRLNDIDGMPLHWEGGEHVRNLGRRLRDARDLQVEPPTGLQASLRPYQQQGLNWLQALREMGTGGILGDDMGLGKTLQALAHLLLEKQSGRLSAPALAVMPTSLVPNWLDEAQRFAPGLRVLALQGPGRSKHFAKLHEYDLVLTTYALVPRDLEHLRAQAWHVLVLDEAQNIKSSTSKAALAVCELRANQRVCLTGTPMENNLGELWSIFHFLMPGWLGDLKRFNQDYRTPIERHGDSERMAHLASRIRPFLLRRTKEQVATELPAKTEMVHWVELSDAQRDTYEAVRVAMDKKVRDEIARNGAARSQIIILDALLKLRQVCCDLRLVKGVESKGNQADKGKLGALLEMLEELLSEGRRVLLFSQFTSMLALIEQELEKRKIRYSLLTGDTRDRRTPVQQFQQGDSEVFLISLKAGGVGLNLTAADTVIHFDPWWNPASENQATDRAYRIGQDKPVFVFKLITRGTVEEKIQLLQQEKAALAASLLDGGQAGQWRLGDEEIEALFAPLPGKRGR; from the coding sequence GTGAGCGAGAGCGATGCGCAGTTCTTTGTGCGGGAGCACGACGGCTGGACGTTCGCGTTTGACCGCAAGTCCCTGCAACGCGGCCTGGACTACGCCGAGGAAGGCAGAAGCGAAATCGTGTCCATCCTCGACATGACCGTCCGCGCCCAGTGCGCAGGTTCCGGCGGCCGGACCTACTACCAGCGCATCACGCTGGACATGACGGAAGATGGCCTGGAGTGCCGAGGCACTTGCTCATGCCCGGTGGGCGAAGACTGCAAGCATTGTGCGGCTGCGCTCTATTTGCTGGAGCGCGGGCCGGATTACGCCGAGGGCAGCCATGATGCCCCTCACCCAACGGTTGACGCAGCCCGGCAATCTCTGGACCTCCCACCTGAACTCGCCCATTGGGTCGAGGCCCTGGAAGCTCCGACAAAGCCTGCCGAGCCTGCCAGGCGCAAAGGCCCGTCGCTCTACTACAAGGTCGTTAATGAGCACGGCCTTTGCACGCTCAGCGTATCCAAAGGCACCCGCGAAGCCGATGGCCAGCTGAAACTCGCCCGTGCCAGCTCGCTGCCTGAGATGCTCTACTACACGCCACGTTACGTAACTGATGAGGACCTGCGCATCCTCAGGCTGATTGACGCCCTTGGCAAAAACACCAACATGCCAATCGCAAGGCTGGAAGGAAAGCAAGGCGCAGAGCTGTACGAGTTCGCACTGGCCAGTGGCCGCCTGATCTACGGCGAGCAACTGTTGCCACTAGCCCCCGGGCCGACACTGCCGGCCGAGTTTCGCTGGATGAGGCTTGAGAACGGCAGCTATCGTGGTGCGTGGCACCATGATGAGCGGATGCATGACATGGCACTGCCGCTCGACCCGCTCTATTACATCGATACCCAGACGGGCATGACTGGCAAGCTTGTACATGATCTTGACCCGTTCATTGCCAGCCAACTGGCAAGCGCACCTACGGTGCCCGAACACTTGATCATCCCCCTGAGCCACCGCTTGAACGCACTGAATCGCCAGGTTCCAACGCCTACAAGCGTACGCAGTGAAGAGATCGACAGTATTCAACCCAGGCCGCACCTGACGCTGGGCAGCCTTGAATTCAGCGCCTACATGCCCAAGACCGGCCGCATGCAGCGGCAGATGCAGCATCGGGCCGCACTGGCGTTCGACTATGACGGTTTACGCGCCAGCGGCAGCGACGAAAAACCGCTGACCCGCCTGGTAGACAACACCAGCCAGCGCATCCGCCGCCAGCCGCAAGCCGAGCAGGCGCTGCGCAAGATGCTGCGCGACCTGGGCTTCAAGGCCGCCACCCGACAAAGCAAGGCCCTGCCTGACAGTGCCGGCGAGATGCTCCAGTTGCCCGATGACGAAGCCTGGCTGCGCTTTGCCCGCGAAGGCCTGCCGAGCCTGCGCGAAGCCGGTTGGAACATCGACATCCACCGCGACTTCGCCTTCAACCTGCAGGAAGTGGACGACTGGTACGCCACCATCGACGAAGCGCCCGGCCATGAATGGTTCGACCTGGAGCTGGGCATCGTGGTCGATGGCCAGCGCCACAGCCTGCTGCCGATCGTGCTGCAACTGCTGCGCAGCAACCCGGAACTGCTGCGCCCCAGCGAACTGGCCCGGCGCAGTGACGACGAGCACCTGCTGATCGACCTCAACCGTGGCCGCCTCGATGCCCCGGCCCTGCGCGTTGCCTTGCCCTATGGCCGCATCAAGGCAGTGATGGGCACCCTGGGCGAACTGTATCTGCACGAAGACGCCGCAGGCCCGTCCCTGCGCCTGGACCGTGCCGATGCCTCACGCCTGAACGACATCGACGGCATGCCCCTGCATTGGGAGGGTGGCGAGCATGTGCGCAACCTGGGCCGTCGCCTGCGCGATGCCCGTGACTTGCAGGTAGAACCGCCGACCGGGCTGCAGGCCAGCCTGCGCCCTTACCAGCAACAAGGCCTGAACTGGCTGCAGGCGCTGCGCGAGATGGGCACCGGCGGCATCCTCGGCGACGACATGGGGCTGGGCAAGACCCTGCAGGCCCTGGCACACCTGCTGTTGGAGAAACAGTCCGGGCGCCTGAGCGCACCGGCCCTGGCGGTGATGCCGACCAGCCTGGTGCCCAACTGGCTGGACGAAGCCCAGCGCTTCGCCCCTGGGCTGCGCGTGCTGGCCCTGCAAGGCCCGGGGCGCAGCAAGCATTTCGCCAAACTGCACGAATACGACCTGGTCCTGACCACCTATGCCCTGGTGCCGCGCGACCTCGAGCACCTGCGCGCCCAGGCCTGGCATGTGCTGGTGCTGGACGAGGCACAGAACATCAAGAGCAGCACCAGCAAGGCCGCCCTCGCGGTTTGCGAGCTGCGGGCCAATCAGCGCGTCTGCCTGACCGGCACGCCAATGGAAAACAACCTGGGCGAGCTGTGGTCGATCTTCCACTTCCTCATGCCTGGCTGGCTGGGTGACCTGAAGCGCTTCAACCAGGACTACCGCACACCGATCGAGCGCCACGGCGACAGCGAGCGCATGGCCCACCTGGCCAGCCGCATCCGCCCGTTCCTGCTGCGCCGCACCAAGGAGCAGGTGGCCACCGAGCTGCCGGCCAAGACCGAGATGGTGCACTGGGTCGAGCTTAGCGATGCCCAGCGCGACACCTACGAAGCCGTGCGGGTGGCCATGGACAAGAAAGTCCGCGATGAAATCGCCCGCAATGGCGCCGCGCGCAGCCAGATCATCATCCTCGACGCCCTGCTCAAGCTGCGCCAGGTATGCTGCGACCTGCGCCTGGTCAAAGGGGTGGAAAGCAAAGGCAACCAGGCCGACAAGGGCAAACTGGGCGCGCTGCTGGAAATGCTCGAAGAGCTGCTGAGCGAAGGGCGCCGGGTGCTGTTGTTCTCGCAGTTCACCTCGATGCTGGCGTTGATCGAGCAGGAGCTGGAGAAGCGCAAGATCCGCTACAGCCTGCTGACCGGTGACACCCGCGACCGGCGCACGCCGGTGCAGCAGTTCCAGCAGGGTGATAGCGAAGTGTTCCTGATCAGCCTCAAGGCAGGTGGCGTGGGCTTGAACCTGACGGCTGCAGACACGGTGATCCACTTCGACCCCTGGTGGAACCCGGCCAGCGAAAACCAGGCCACCGACCGCGCCTACCGCATCGGCCAGGACAAGCCGGTGTTCGTGTTCAAGCTGATCACCCGGGGGACAGTGGAAGAAAAGATCCAGCTGTTGCAGCAGGAGAAGGCGGCGCTGGCGGCGAGCCTGCTGGATGGCGGGCAGGCCGGGCAATGGCGGCTGGGGGATGAAGAGATCGAAGCGCTGTTTGCGCCGCTGCCTGGGAAGCGCGGGCGGTAG
- a CDS encoding CsiV family protein, with the protein MRAIRCLTLLLALFAPAAFAEGLYQVEMILVRQNSVPAFTSPFAPEDWSAGAPRLEKDAERRLALEDEATRLEATADYTVLLHKAWQQQVGSEPSRIALGEGTEQFGHFPIEGNLSIAEGRFIAVEANFWVNQLDGNGSVLQSEQFKQSNSNVKGGQLTFLDGGHLAVLLKVTPPGTPKMPVMDPEMMEQ; encoded by the coding sequence ATGCGTGCCATCCGTTGCCTGACCCTGCTGCTGGCGCTGTTCGCCCCGGCCGCCTTCGCCGAAGGCCTGTATCAGGTAGAAATGATCCTGGTGCGGCAGAACAGCGTGCCCGCCTTCACCAGCCCGTTCGCCCCCGAAGACTGGAGCGCTGGCGCTCCACGCCTGGAAAAGGACGCCGAGCGCCGCCTGGCGCTGGAAGACGAAGCCACCCGCCTGGAAGCCACCGCCGACTACACCGTGCTACTGCACAAGGCCTGGCAGCAGCAAGTGGGCAGCGAGCCCAGCCGCATCGCCCTGGGCGAAGGCACCGAGCAGTTCGGCCACTTCCCCATCGAAGGCAACCTGAGCATCGCCGAGGGCCGTTTCATTGCGGTCGAGGCCAACTTCTGGGTCAACCAGCTGGACGGCAACGGCAGCGTGCTGCAAAGCGAGCAGTTCAAGCAGAGCAACAGCAACGTCAAGGGCGGCCAGCTGACCTTCCTCGACGGTGGGCACCTGGCGGTGCTGCTGAAGGTGACACCACCAGGTACGCCTAAAATGCCAGTGATGGACCCGGAGATGATGGAGCAGTGA